The sequence below is a genomic window from Ciona intestinalis unplaced genomic scaffold, KH HT000141.2, whole genome shotgun sequence.
ccttggacacaaaatatttaattattctgatcatgttttaaacaattaacaacggtctatgggagtcgtgagaatacagttttataattccttgaatttttttcatttactaccaaaggggacgagaaaatagaatgaaaaggtggcccaactttccccaacctactacataATATGCAGACCCAgcactttttttattacttaatttttaacacttttttttaaatgtttattatgtcTCACTGGTACCTACTGtgccatttatttttataaaaatatcagtttttcgtgtttaacatttgttttgaaaatatgctGCTGAGTCGgcataatctggtatgtacctacgttcaatcgaaaaattaaaacataataaagtctatgttgtACAATTTGTTATACATTCTTGAAGacgaagcattcattatatcAAATcggaaataaaatttgaatttgctttagtattttagaaactagaaacgatcaaagttgaattaaattttttcttatgggaaatcccatgcattgtcgaaacagccgatttttttactccagcggtttCTTTTCACGCGAATTTTTTAGAAGCCGTATATGGCAAACTTTGCTGGTATctttaggttacatttgagcatatctatcaatacacaaattttgatttttcgttggtatgcccctttaagcgTATAGTAACGCGTTGTAACGCACGTATATTGCACATGCAAAAACGACAGAACGTGTTAACTTTTGATAGCCTTCCGTTAGCTAAAactttgtgtaaaaacatCATGAAACGGAAAATCTCATAAAATAACGTGAAGCTTGTTATGGCACGTTTTATGGCTTTCGTTTGAAAAGACGTAACATCAACAGGAAGTCGGAAGTTATACATAAAATACGTGCTTCCTTTTACCAAGCTTGTTTTCCacgtttttttaactgtttctcctaatgtttcaaaaaaaagaaaaaaacataagtgTACGCACACGTAGCACAACGCAGCCCATATTTTGTTGTAGGTTACATATATGGCAACATTGCCCTGAGACAATTTTACcgaaagtattaaaaaaactatgttGAAAATCGCGCTTGTAGCCATGTGATTTTTACTTTGTGTTAAGAGTTGCCTGTGTATGCATGGCGAGGTTCTTTCTTTCTGGCAAAATGCTCATAAACAACaatgtttcatgttttaacCAGATCCACGGCCTACTAAGTAGCTTTAGTAGGCCGTGTCAGATCTCACACAAAAGCAAACAACTGTACAAGATGGTTTAGTAAAAACTAATATTCTATCGATTTATAACTAAATATAGATCAatcaaatattcaaaataactTGACAACTATGAACACAGCCAGTGCCGTGGCGAAGTGGTTAGCGGGCCTGCCTCTAAACCACAGAGGTAGtgggttcaaggtttgtcGAGGCTACCaatgtaggcgtatgtgtccccGTCTCcataaatatagttttagttttgtgaaaaaaccTAAGATAcaaacatgaggaaaataggcagTGATCAATATATGACCATAATTTGAAAcaacaagagatcaaagatctaatgcgtgagcacgtttaaaactaattagcacagtattaattaatccatttactacaaaatttaTTCCTCATTTAAATGGTAATAGTTagttcagtcgtgaatcgttgtgtggatttcttatctcaccaacacgtgCCCTCCCAAAATTTCGTAACATCAGTGTTGCCGCTATGTTAAAGTACATGagaaaagtaatcgttaattaatcccTAATCGTgaggttttaaatttgaaaatttggtcttaaaattataaatatatattatgatttgatttcaatcaagaaaagaaagaataaatgctagattTAAGAACTGAGGTAAGCGCGGAAAAAAGTcgtccaaaaaacaacaacaagaacaggaacaactgttcgacgaaaaaggatctatataaccactaacgtgctcaacaaTACTACAATTGCCTTTCCTTAACTCACATTGCGCCATTTACAGACGCGCAGCCGAGGGATTACTTCCTATCTGGCAGCACAGTGAACTCGAGCGCATATTTCAAATGTTGGTTAATAATACTGAATGTGGGAACGGAAACAACCGGAAACATCGGTGGCCTAATAAGCAATGTATGGAACTGCTATGCGTGCACAGAATGTAAAAGTACTTGAACCTTTTCGCCTCAGTGGATTAGTGGTGCAGTACCACTCACGGCCAACTGCTGTTTTGCACAAAGTTTTTACTTAATAAGGAGACGCAAACATCAACGCTTGAAAAAAGACCTGCGCAGCAACAAGAATTCCAAATTGCGTGTAAATAACTTTAGCAGTATCGCTGGTTTGTTGGCACAAATGCTCAggaaagtaaaatatattttaatctaaAGTATGTTACGGAGTATCACTAATAAACAATTGTTtggttaatatattatactgaCAGACCAGTAGAAATTAAGTAATAGAAACTAACGAAGTATAAAAACTCACTATGGCAATTTTTCCATTGGCGGCTGTTTTAGCTTTTGTAGTCGTCGTTGAGATTCAAGGCCAGGGTTCTCGTCACGTGATTCTATCATGCGGAAATGACGACATAGCACAGAAAGGAGAACCAGGGTTTCCTGGTAAGCGGGGACCGTCGGGTGAACAAGGGTTGCAAGGTCCTAAGGGTGAACGAGGATCGCCTGGAATGGTTGGTGAACAAGGGTTGCAAGGAGTAGTTGGTGAAAGGGGGTTGCAAGGTCCTGTGGGACCAAAAGGTGATGTAGGTCAATGTGATCCGACTTGTAGAACGAAATACAATGAACTGAGTGAGAGGATGCAAAGGTTGGAAAGATATGTTGAAGAACGTAAGTTCGGCAATCTTGTGAACAGTATTTTATGTGAGTTTTATAAGTGACggtgttgttttaaatcaacTCTAGTACAAACTTCGCCCACAACGGTCTCAACTTCGCCTACAACAACTCAACTTCAACCCAGCTTCGCTAATTGCCAGCAGGCATTGAATTTGGGTCTTAATAAAAATGGGGTCCATTCCATAGTCAACCCGAGGAACGGTCAACCCATGGAGGTTTACTGCGATCAAACAACAGATAACGGAGGTTGGTTGGTAAGTTTGAAACATCTTGTTATTAACCGCTGTCAATACCACGTTTAACTTAACAGGTTTTCCAACGAAGAACTGACGGGTCTGAAAATTTCTACCGAACTTGGGCAGAATATCAAGAGAAATTCGGAAATCTAAGCAACGAATTTTGGCTTGGTTTGTATCAAGAGACTAGTTGAGggtagggggaagatgggacactttgtcagacgagacttttttttaaatattctttttactgacccccatttaatgataatcagaatTATTCGGCGGTATTaccacgactttataaaacgcgcgtcaaagccgattaatgtttttaaatatttaaaaaatatgttaaatagaaacagtatattttgaacaagtaaaaaatgcaaaatagtaaggtgctaattttgaatgctcgctaaatcatagtaaagcgggtgaaattttgtagtttgcgagtgtgaacgattaaactagttttataactttataaaaaaaaactagaatATTTCGtgcagtttgattttgtctcataaaactagatttagttttgtaaaaaaaatcaaactgaaacatgaggaaaataggcaggggtcaatatgactttaatttgagataaaaactaatatatatatatattgttttaaagttataaagttaagatggcaa
It includes:
- the LOC100177039 gene encoding ficolin-1-like, with amino-acid sequence MAIFPLAAVLAFVVVVEIQGQGSRHVILSCGNDDIAQKGEPGFPGKRGPSGEQGLQGPKGERGSPGMVGEQGLQGVVGERGLQGPVGPKGDVGQCDPTCRTKYNELSERMQRLERYVEELQTSPTTVSTSPTTTQLQPSFANCQQALNLGLNKNGVHSIVNPRNGQPMEVYCDQTTDNGGWLVFQRRTDGSENFYRTWAEYQEKFGNLSNEFWLGLENLHALTSSGGYELRVELEDCENDRRYAKYNSFAIGSGEQQYRLTASGYSGNAGDSLSYHNGRGFTTWDVDHDENRGNCAVDYHGAWWYRGCYHSNLNGEYLNCQTDSYRAASWLRFRGDRYFP